Proteins co-encoded in one Caldilineales bacterium genomic window:
- the rpmC gene encoding 50S ribosomal protein L29 gives MTASELRSLAEGELQTKLDEAYEELMNLRFNMSIGQQRDYGRVTVVKRDIARIKTILRERQLAVEMM, from the coding sequence ATGACCGCATCCGAACTGCGCAGCCTGGCCGAGGGCGAGCTGCAAACCAAGCTGGACGAAGCCTACGAAGAGTTGATGAACCTGCGCTTCAATATGTCGATTGGGCAACAACGCGACTATGGCCGCGTAACCGTGGTCAAGCGTGATATTGCCCGCATCAAGACCATTTTGCGCGAACGCCAATTGGCAGTGGAGATGATGTAA
- the rplP gene encoding 50S ribosomal protein L16 produces the protein MLMPKRVKHRKQHRGRMTGKAWRGSSVAFGEFGLQALEPCWMNSRQIEAARRAIVRYVRRGGKIWIRIFPDKPVTARAAETRMGSGKGPVDRYVAVIRPGRVLFEIGGVDEETARAAMRLAAHKLPIATQFIARTEEGS, from the coding sequence ATGTTAATGCCCAAACGCGTCAAACACCGCAAACAACATCGCGGTCGCATGACAGGCAAAGCCTGGCGCGGTAGCTCAGTCGCCTTTGGCGAATTCGGCCTGCAGGCGCTGGAACCTTGCTGGATGAACAGCCGCCAGATCGAGGCGGCCCGCCGCGCCATCGTTCGCTATGTGCGACGCGGCGGCAAGATCTGGATCCGCATCTTCCCTGACAAACCGGTGACCGCCCGCGCCGCCGAGACCCGCATGGGTAGCGGCAAGGGGCCGGTGGATCGCTATGTCGCCGTCATCCGCCCCGGTCGCGTTTTGTTCGAGATCGGCGGTGTGGACGAAGAGACGGCGCGGGCGGCGATGCGCCTGGCTGCGCACAAGCTGCCTATTGCCACGCAATTCATTGCCCGCACCGAGGAGGGAAGCTGA
- the rpsC gene encoding 30S ribosomal protein S3, which produces MGRKVHPTGFRLGIIKDHSSRWYADGKEYTDLLAEDRLIRAKVARELDKAGVSKVEIQRAPKQVHLIIHAAKPGIIIGKKGATVSDLRKSLQEMTDKRIKVDVEEIKKPELDALLVALNIADQLAKRVAYKRAMRQAVQRTIKGGAKGVMIRISGRLGGSEMARVDSVRDGRIPRHTLRANIDYADTVADTQYGAIGIKVWIYKGEILPGEPLVI; this is translated from the coding sequence TTGGGACGCAAAGTTCACCCGACCGGTTTCCGGCTTGGCATCATCAAGGACCATAGCTCCCGCTGGTATGCCGATGGCAAAGAGTACACCGATTTGTTGGCCGAGGATCGCCTGATCCGGGCGAAGGTAGCGCGCGAGCTTGACAAAGCAGGGGTCTCGAAGGTCGAGATCCAGCGAGCGCCCAAGCAGGTTCACCTGATCATCCACGCCGCTAAACCGGGCATCATCATCGGCAAGAAAGGCGCCACCGTGTCCGATCTGCGCAAATCGTTGCAAGAGATGACCGACAAGCGCATCAAAGTCGATGTCGAAGAGATCAAGAAACCTGAATTGGATGCTCTTCTGGTGGCGCTGAACATCGCCGACCAACTGGCCAAGCGCGTGGCTTATAAACGGGCCATGCGCCAGGCGGTGCAGCGCACCATCAAAGGCGGCGCCAAAGGCGTGATGATCCGCATCAGTGGCCGCTTGGGCGGTTCGGAAATGGCCCGCGTCGATTCCGTGCGCGATGGCCGCATCCCTCGCCACACCCTGCGCGCCAATATCGACTACGCCGATACCGTTGCCGACACGCAATATGGCGCCATTGGCATCAAAGTCTGGATTTACAAAGGCGAGATTCTACCCGGCGAACCGCTGGTTATCTGA
- the rplV gene encoding 50S ribosomal protein L22, whose amino-acid sequence MSTDSTLLVRAQRKYVGLPPQKVRLVTTLVRGMRALDAVDALSHMTQQAAYEVKKTVQSALANAEENESMAPEDMWIAQVFADEAPTAKRFRPGARGRAKPILKRSSHITVVLEER is encoded by the coding sequence ATGAGCACAGATTCCACCCTTTTGGTACGCGCACAGCGCAAGTATGTCGGCCTCCCTCCACAGAAGGTGCGGTTGGTGACGACCCTCGTGCGCGGGATGCGCGCCCTTGACGCCGTCGACGCCCTCAGCCACATGACACAACAGGCCGCCTACGAGGTCAAGAAGACCGTGCAGTCGGCGCTGGCCAATGCCGAGGAAAACGAAAGCATGGCCCCTGAAGACATGTGGATTGCCCAGGTTTTCGCCGACGAAGCCCCCACTGCCAAACGCTTCCGCCCTGGCGCGCGTGGACGCGCCAAACCGATCCTGAAGCGCTCGTCGCACATTACCGTCGTTCTCGAAGAACGTTAA
- the rpsS gene encoding 30S ribosomal protein S19 — MSRSLKKGPYVDKKLLRKVEDMNRKGEKRVLRTWSRASTIFPQMVGHTLAVHNGRKHVPIYVTENMVGHKLGEFAPTRFFRSHAVKEKVTKARR, encoded by the coding sequence ATGTCGCGGTCGCTGAAAAAAGGCCCTTACGTCGATAAGAAACTGCTTCGCAAAGTCGAAGATATGAACCGCAAAGGCGAGAAGCGCGTCCTTCGCACCTGGTCGCGTGCTTCCACCATCTTCCCGCAGATGGTTGGCCACACGCTGGCCGTGCACAATGGTCGCAAGCACGTGCCCATCTACGTCACCGAGAACATGGTGGGCCACAAGCTGGGCGAATTCGCTCCCACCCGTTTCTTTCGCAGCCACGCTGTGAAGGAAAAAGTGACCAAAGCCCGCCGTTAA
- the rplB gene encoding 50S ribosomal protein L2 produces the protein MGIKVYKPTSPGRRGMTVSTFEEITRSTPEKSLLRPAKKTAGRNNQGKLTVRHRGGGHKQRYRLIDFLRDKQDVPARVTAIEYDPNRSARIALVVYADGEKRYILAPLGLKVGDTIVSGPNADIRAGNALPLANIPLGTLVHNVELQPGRGGQMARAAGVYAQLMAKEGEFAQLRLPSGEARRVRLECMATIGQVGNTDHQNVSLGKAGRKRWLGWRPTVRGTAMDPNSHPHGGGEGRSPIGMPGPKTPWGKPALGYRTRRNKRSNQYIVRRRGKKR, from the coding sequence ATGGGTATCAAGGTTTACAAGCCCACATCTCCCGGTCGTCGCGGCATGACCGTCTCGACCTTCGAGGAGATTACCCGCTCCACCCCCGAAAAGTCGCTCCTCCGCCCGGCCAAGAAGACGGCCGGCCGCAACAACCAGGGCAAGCTCACTGTCCGGCATCGCGGCGGCGGCCACAAGCAGCGGTACCGCTTGATCGATTTCCTGCGCGACAAGCAGGATGTCCCTGCCCGCGTGACTGCGATCGAATACGATCCCAACCGTTCGGCCCGCATTGCCCTGGTGGTGTATGCCGATGGCGAGAAGCGCTACATCCTGGCGCCGCTGGGTCTGAAGGTGGGCGATACCATCGTCTCTGGCCCCAACGCCGATATTCGCGCCGGCAACGCCCTGCCCCTGGCCAACATCCCCCTGGGCACGCTCGTTCACAATGTCGAACTCCAGCCCGGTCGCGGCGGCCAGATGGCGCGCGCGGCTGGCGTCTATGCCCAGCTGATGGCCAAAGAAGGCGAATTTGCCCAGCTGCGTCTGCCCAGCGGCGAAGCGCGCCGTGTGCGGTTGGAGTGCATGGCCACCATTGGTCAGGTGGGCAACACCGACCATCAGAATGTTTCGCTGGGTAAAGCTGGCCGCAAACGCTGGTTGGGTTGGCGCCCGACCGTTCGTGGCACAGCCATGGACCCGAATTCACACCCGCACGGCGGCGGCGAGGGTCGTTCGCCGATCGGGATGCCCGGCCCCAAGACCCCCTGGGGCAAACCTGCCCTGGGGTATCGTACACGCCGCAACAAGCGTTCGAACCAATACATCGTCCGCCGCCGCGGGAAGAAACGCTAA
- the rplW gene encoding 50S ribosomal protein L23, giving the protein MHPYEVLRRPIVTEKTNRLQDEVHQYVFEVDKRANRLMVKHAIEERFGVDVLDVNIINVKAKTRRRSRKSTAVRVASWKKAIVTLAAADTIQMFEGV; this is encoded by the coding sequence ATGCATCCCTACGAAGTTCTGCGACGCCCCATCGTCACCGAAAAAACCAACCGGCTTCAGGATGAAGTCCATCAATATGTCTTCGAGGTCGACAAGCGCGCCAACCGACTCATGGTCAAGCACGCGATCGAAGAACGCTTCGGCGTCGACGTCCTGGACGTGAACATCATCAATGTCAAGGCCAAGACGCGGCGTCGCAGCCGCAAATCGACGGCGGTGCGTGTGGCCTCGTGGAAGAAAGCCATTGTCACCCTGGCCGCCGCCGACACCATCCAGATGTTCGAAGGTGTCTAG